One Vigna unguiculata cultivar IT97K-499-35 chromosome 11, ASM411807v1, whole genome shotgun sequence DNA window includes the following coding sequences:
- the LOC114170214 gene encoding uncharacterized protein LOC114170214 has protein sequence MAPSRRTPQSSQGDVSDIARAIEAMVAAITQQSTAIMQQHEASMQRQATTLEQQQLVMQQMEAARVAAEEAHKQHMKTLRQLEENRVAAPTFGPEPRPTTREWSLEDFLKHHPVKFGGKTSPDAADQWLKDQERIFDAKMCPEESRLAFAVYMLTSEAKHWWVSMKSLTKERQEPVTWDVFRRKFLSEYFPNSVKYTKEVEFLQLTKGSKYVTEYAEKFKHLSRFYTMPLDEEWRCRKFENGLRGDLRLMVVLLSIKDFAALVEKARVMEKMKVEVKTQHSSQQRVGGPSGSRHRHEERRKPYIRPHF, from the coding sequence ATGGCACCATCTCGTAGGACTCCACAATCTTCCCAGGGCGATGTGTCGGACATCGCCAGAGCGATTGAGGCAATGGTAGCTGCCATAACACAGCAAAGTACGGCGATAATGCAACAACATGAGGCATCAATGCAACGACAAGCGACAACACTTGAGCAGCAACAGctagtgatgcagcagatggaagctGCTAGGGTGGCTGCTGAGGAGGCTCACAAGCAACATATGAAGACCCTCCGCCaattggaggagaacagggtaGCTGCCCCTACTTTTGGCCCTGAGCCACGACCTACGACCAGGGAGTGGAGTCTAGAGGACTTTCTAAAACACCACCCGGTGAAGTTTGGAGGCAAGACCAGCCCGGACGCAGCAGATCAGTGGCTGAAAGACCAGGAGAGAATATTTGATGCCAAGATGTGCCCAGAGGAGAGTAGACTGGCATTCGCGGTGTACATGCTCACGAGTGAGGCTAAGCATTGGTGGGTCAGCATGAAGTCCCTCACGAAAGAGAGGCAGGAGCCAGTTACTTGGGATGTCTTCAGGAGGAAGTTCCTCTCTGAGTACTTCCCTAACAGCGTCAAATACACTAAAGAGGTAGAATTTTTGCAGTTAACCAAAGGAAGCAAGTATGTGACTGAGTATGCAGAAAAGTTCAAGCACCTCAGTCGTTTCTACACCATGCCGCTAGATGAAGAATGGCGATGCAGGAAATTTGAGAATGGTCTCCGTGGGGATCTTCGTTTGATGGTGGTTCTGctatccatcaaggactttgccgcCTTGGTGGAGAAGGCAAGGGtcatggagaagatgaaggtaGAGGTGAAAACTCAGCACTCATCCCAACAGAGAGTGGGAGGACCATCAGGGTCCAGACACAGGCACGAGGAGAGGAGGAAGCCCTACATTAGGCCCCATTTCTAG